From a single Loigolactobacillus coryniformis subsp. coryniformis KCTC 3167 = DSM 20001 genomic region:
- a CDS encoding 6-phospho-beta-glucosidase, whose amino-acid sequence MSDGMAMPKGFLWGGAVAAHQLEGGWQEGGKGVSIADVMTAGANGVPRRVTDGVKKGEIYPNHWGIDFYHRYPADLKLFAEMGMTCFRTSIAWTRIFPNGDETEPNEAGLKFYDDLFAECLKNGIQPVVTLSHFEMPYHLVKAYGGWGNRKLIDFFLNFAEVCFKRYKGQVKYWMTFNEINNQTDWRDPHPLLQNSGLQLDENDNWEEAMYQAAHYEMVASALAVKLGHEIDPDFQIGAMVAMCPIYPLTAKPADIMMAERAMQTRYYYGDVQALGSYPAWLTKYWQRHNYQIDITAADKAALQAGTVDYVGFSYYMSFVTEATKDDPDFVYDEANDLVSNPYVQKSDWGWQIDPIGLRYGMNWMTDRWHKPLFIVENGFGAHDKVEVDGSIHDDYRIKYFHDHILQMEKAVVDDGVDLIGYTPWGHIDLISASTGEMAKRYGFIYVDQDDLGKGTLNRSRKDSFYWFKQVVASNGADLSMKPQY is encoded by the coding sequence ATGAGTGACGGAATGGCAATGCCTAAAGGTTTTTTATGGGGTGGTGCAGTTGCTGCCCATCAGTTAGAAGGCGGCTGGCAAGAAGGTGGTAAGGGCGTTAGCATCGCTGATGTAATGACAGCAGGTGCTAATGGTGTACCACGACGGGTAACCGATGGGGTTAAAAAAGGTGAGATCTATCCTAATCATTGGGGGATCGATTTTTATCATCGTTATCCGGCAGATCTAAAGTTATTTGCTGAAATGGGCATGACTTGTTTTCGGACATCAATTGCTTGGACCCGGATTTTTCCTAATGGGGACGAAACTGAGCCAAATGAAGCCGGATTGAAGTTCTATGATGATTTATTTGCGGAGTGCTTAAAAAATGGCATTCAACCGGTAGTGACGTTATCACATTTTGAAATGCCGTATCACTTAGTTAAGGCTTATGGTGGTTGGGGTAATCGTAAATTGATCGATTTCTTCCTTAATTTTGCGGAAGTTTGCTTTAAGCGCTACAAGGGCCAAGTTAAATACTGGATGACTTTCAACGAGATCAATAATCAGACTGATTGGCGTGATCCACATCCATTATTGCAAAATTCAGGTCTTCAATTGGATGAAAACGATAATTGGGAAGAAGCAATGTACCAGGCAGCCCATTACGAAATGGTAGCCAGTGCTTTGGCGGTTAAGTTAGGTCACGAGATCGATCCAGATTTTCAAATTGGCGCAATGGTGGCAATGTGCCCGATCTATCCACTGACCGCGAAGCCAGCTGATATTATGATGGCTGAGCGTGCGATGCAAACACGCTATTATTATGGCGATGTTCAGGCTTTAGGTTCTTATCCAGCCTGGTTGACAAAATATTGGCAACGCCATAACTATCAGATCGATATAACTGCTGCTGATAAAGCTGCTTTGCAGGCGGGAACTGTTGATTATGTTGGTTTCAGCTACTACATGTCTTTTGTCACTGAAGCAACAAAGGACGATCCAGATTTTGTTTACGATGAAGCCAATGACCTAGTCAGCAATCCCTATGTTCAAAAATCAGATTGGGGATGGCAAATTGATCCAATTGGTTTGCGTTATGGGATGAACTGGATGACTGATCGGTGGCACAAACCATTATTTATCGTCGAAAATGGTTTTGGTGCGCATGACAAAGTTGAAGTTGACGGCAGTATTCATGATGATTATCGGATCAAGTATTTCCACGATCATATTTTACAAATGGAAAAAGCCGTCGTTGATGATGGTGTCGATTTAATTGGTTATACCCCATGGGGACATATTGATCTAATTTCAGCTAGCACCGGTGAGATGGCAAAGCGCTATGGTTTTATTTACGTCGATCAGGATGATTTAGGTAAGGGCACCCTAAACCGTTCGCGCAAGGATTCTTTTTATTGGTTCAAGCAAGTGGTTGCTAGTAACGGGGCTGATCTAAGCATGAAGCCTCAGTATTAA
- a CDS encoding PTS lactose/cellobiose transporter subunit IIA, whose product MIETETENSNLQAVMGLILNGGNAKSSAFEAINAAKTGDFTTADAKLAEADKFLVDAHNAQTGMLTAEANGEHANVSLLMVHSQDHIMTAITFRDLAGEIVDLYKRLAQAGK is encoded by the coding sequence ACTGAGAACAGTAACTTACAGGCAGTAATGGGGTTGATTCTAAATGGCGGTAACGCAAAAAGTTCAGCCTTTGAGGCAATTAATGCCGCTAAAACGGGTGACTTTACAACGGCTGACGCAAAATTAGCTGAGGCAGATAAATTTCTTGTGGATGCCCACAATGCCCAGACTGGTATGCTGACAGCGGAAGCTAATGGTGAACACGCGAATGTATCACTGCTGATGGTCCATTCGCAAGATCACATCATGACGGCGATCACTTTCCGCGACCTAGCCGGTGAGATCGTTGATTTATACAAGCGTTTGGCGCAAGCAGGTAAATAA